A genome region from Gouania willdenowi chromosome 9, fGouWil2.1, whole genome shotgun sequence includes the following:
- the LOC114469602 gene encoding protein N-lysine methyltransferase FAM173A isoform X2, giving the protein MEDSIEMILQEFSPTHPHPVVSACTGVLLSGLYGLWSLFVMPGFRKVPWKLKVPYLPSSKAQTMNAMKLLEGRTGRLADLGSGDGRLVFAASAAGFQCTGFEINSILVTYSRNKAYWSGLSPSQAVFVNKDFWKTDLSSFQNVTAFLAPQMEVLEEKLLQELPDDAHVIACRFPFPNWPPQASEGSGLDETFAYKVRTVREHLRKQSRARV; this is encoded by the exons ATGGAGGATTCCATTGAAATGATTCTCCAGGAGTTCTCCCCTACACATCCTCACCCTGTGGTCTCAGCCTGTACGGGGGTCCTCCTCTCAGGCCTCTACGGCCTCTGGAGCCTCTTTGTGATGCCTGGATTCAGAAAAGTTCCCTGGAAGCTGAAG GTTCCATATTTGCCTTCCAGTAAAGCTCAAACAATGAACGCCATGAAGCTGCTGGAGGGGAGGACGGGACGCTTAGCAGACCTGGGATCAGGAGATGGAAGACTG gtgtttGCAGCGTCTGCAGCTGGTTTCCAGTGCACTGGTTTTGAGATCAACTCCATCCTAGTCACGTATTCTAGAAACAAAGCGTACTGGTCTGGACTCAGCCCCAGTCAGGCTGTTTTTGTCAATAAAGATTTCTGGAAG ACGGATTTATCTTCTTTCCAAAATGTGACGGCTTTCCTGGCTCCACAG ATGGAGGTGCTGGAGGAAAAGCTGCTCCAGGAGCTCCCAGACGATGCACATGTGATCGCCTGCAGGTTTCCGTTTCCTAATTGGCCCCCGCAGGCGTCAGAGGGTTCAGGTCTGGATGAAACCTTCGCCTATAAAGTCAGGACAGTGCGTGAACACCTCAGAAAACAGTCTCGTGCACGGGTTTAG
- the LOC114469602 gene encoding protein N-lysine methyltransferase FAM173A isoform X1 gives MEDSIEMILQEFSPTHPHPVVSACTGVLLSGLYGLWSLFVMPGFRKVPWKLKVPYLPSSKAQTMNAMKLLEGRTGRLADLGSGDGRLVFAASAAGFQCTGFEINSILVTYSRNKAYWSGLSPSQAVFVNKDFWKTDLSSFQNVTAFLAPQVMEVLEEKLLQELPDDAHVIACRFPFPNWPPQASEGSGLDETFAYKVRTVREHLRKQSRARV, from the exons ATGGAGGATTCCATTGAAATGATTCTCCAGGAGTTCTCCCCTACACATCCTCACCCTGTGGTCTCAGCCTGTACGGGGGTCCTCCTCTCAGGCCTCTACGGCCTCTGGAGCCTCTTTGTGATGCCTGGATTCAGAAAAGTTCCCTGGAAGCTGAAG GTTCCATATTTGCCTTCCAGTAAAGCTCAAACAATGAACGCCATGAAGCTGCTGGAGGGGAGGACGGGACGCTTAGCAGACCTGGGATCAGGAGATGGAAGACTG gtgtttGCAGCGTCTGCAGCTGGTTTCCAGTGCACTGGTTTTGAGATCAACTCCATCCTAGTCACGTATTCTAGAAACAAAGCGTACTGGTCTGGACTCAGCCCCAGTCAGGCTGTTTTTGTCAATAAAGATTTCTGGAAG ACGGATTTATCTTCTTTCCAAAATGTGACGGCTTTCCTGGCTCCACAGGTG ATGGAGGTGCTGGAGGAAAAGCTGCTCCAGGAGCTCCCAGACGATGCACATGTGATCGCCTGCAGGTTTCCGTTTCCTAATTGGCCCCCGCAGGCGTCAGAGGGTTCAGGTCTGGATGAAACCTTCGCCTATAAAGTCAGGACAGTGCGTGAACACCTCAGAAAACAGTCTCGTGCACGGGTTTAG
- the rab3c gene encoding ras-related protein Rab-3C isoform X1: MDLYGKMAATQDVRGKAEGGDQNFDYMFKLLIIGNSSVGKTSFLFRYADDAFTSAFVSTVGIDFKVKTVYKNDKRIKLQIWDTAGQERYRTITTAYYRGAMGFILMYDITNEESFGAVQDWSTQIKTYSWDNAQVVLAGNKCDMEEERVVSVDSGRLLAEQLGFEFFETSAKDNINVKQTFERLVDLICDKMSDSMDGDPAATTGAPTAKLTDSAPPLQQPSCNC; this comes from the exons ATGGATTTATATGGAAAG atGGCTGCGACTCAGGATGTCAGAGGGAAAGCAGAGGGAGGGGATCAGAACTTTGACTACATGTTTAAGCTACTGATCATTGGTAACAGCAGCGTGGGAAAAACATCCTTCCTGTTCCGCTACGCAGACGACGCCTTCACCTCCGCCTTCGTCAGCACGGTGGGAATCGACTTCAAAGTGAAGACGGTTTACAAGAACGACAAGAGGATCAAACTGCAGATCTGG gaCACTGCGGGACAGGAGCGCTACAGGACAATCACCACCGCCTACTACCGCGGTGCCATGGGCTTCATCCTCATGTACGACATCACCAATGAAGAGTCTTTTGGCGCCGTGCAGGACTG gtcGACTCAGATAAAGACGTACTCGTGGGATAACGCGCAGGTGgttctggcagggaacaagtgTGACATGGAGGAGGAGAGGGTGGTGTCTGTGGACAGTGGTCGTCTGCTGGCTGAACAGTTGG GTTTCGAGTTCTTCGAGACGAGCGCCAAGGACAACATCAACGTGAAGCAGACCTTTGAACGCCTCGTCGACCTCATCTGCGACAAAATGTCCGACAGCATGGACGGCGACCCGGCCGCCACCACGGGGGCCCCCACCGCCAAGCTGACGGACAGTGCCCCGCCCCTTCAGCAGCCATCCTGTAACTGTTAG
- the rab3c gene encoding ras-related protein Rab-3C isoform X2, with product MAATQDVRGKAEGGDQNFDYMFKLLIIGNSSVGKTSFLFRYADDAFTSAFVSTVGIDFKVKTVYKNDKRIKLQIWDTAGQERYRTITTAYYRGAMGFILMYDITNEESFGAVQDWSTQIKTYSWDNAQVVLAGNKCDMEEERVVSVDSGRLLAEQLGFEFFETSAKDNINVKQTFERLVDLICDKMSDSMDGDPAATTGAPTAKLTDSAPPLQQPSCNC from the exons atGGCTGCGACTCAGGATGTCAGAGGGAAAGCAGAGGGAGGGGATCAGAACTTTGACTACATGTTTAAGCTACTGATCATTGGTAACAGCAGCGTGGGAAAAACATCCTTCCTGTTCCGCTACGCAGACGACGCCTTCACCTCCGCCTTCGTCAGCACGGTGGGAATCGACTTCAAAGTGAAGACGGTTTACAAGAACGACAAGAGGATCAAACTGCAGATCTGG gaCACTGCGGGACAGGAGCGCTACAGGACAATCACCACCGCCTACTACCGCGGTGCCATGGGCTTCATCCTCATGTACGACATCACCAATGAAGAGTCTTTTGGCGCCGTGCAGGACTG gtcGACTCAGATAAAGACGTACTCGTGGGATAACGCGCAGGTGgttctggcagggaacaagtgTGACATGGAGGAGGAGAGGGTGGTGTCTGTGGACAGTGGTCGTCTGCTGGCTGAACAGTTGG GTTTCGAGTTCTTCGAGACGAGCGCCAAGGACAACATCAACGTGAAGCAGACCTTTGAACGCCTCGTCGACCTCATCTGCGACAAAATGTCCGACAGCATGGACGGCGACCCGGCCGCCACCACGGGGGCCCCCACCGCCAAGCTGACGGACAGTGCCCCGCCCCTTCAGCAGCCATCCTGTAACTGTTAG